The Chanodichthys erythropterus isolate Z2021 chromosome 12, ASM2448905v1, whole genome shotgun sequence genome contains a region encoding:
- the LOC137032432 gene encoding GTPase IMAP family member 4-like, translated as MRKYIELSAPFRQSDQLFVCFGGHTKGLPVTNKQINNNSNLNCLTGDSQDLRIVLLGVSGAGKSSTGNAILGRDVFKESRTRESEIQRGRVKDRNISIIDTPGFFNTHLTDEEMKKQMMKSLDLADPGPHVFLLIINLENFEEDERNVVEQIQENFGAQVFKFTLVLFIGREQMSKKEWMLFMLCTKFQELVSDFRDNYHAINSKNEMNQTHISELLEKIDEFIKQNNHQVYNTKIYSMSRTKSIRIKKKQEEKKTHRRKEQEIKQKQAKTAYETFTIHSVKKEKTTHAVIEQVKERKENTYREKKQEERQEQAKKKSETFEMESEMEKRKTHSVAKEQKKSFISYVRQTNESYHMCENVDNQSLYRYEEFSNEKNRDKNVKTSEKYWRMRNKETYQILSKDGKNFTQNPKH; from the exons ATGAGGAAATACATAGAGCTTTCCGCACCTTTTCGGCAGTCGGACCAGCTCTTTGTGTGCTTTGGTGGCCACACCAAGGGGCTTCCGGTCACAAA caaacaaataaacaataacTCAAACTTGAACTGTTTGACAGGTGATTCACAGGATCTGAGGATTGTTTTGTTGGGAGTCTCTGGAGCTGGAAAGAGTTCAACAGGAAATGCAATACTGGGACGAGATGTGTTTAAAGAGAGCAGAACCAGAGAGAGTGAGATACAGAGAGGAAGAGTAAAAGACAGAAACATCTCCATCATCGACACTCCAGGATTCTTCAACACTCACCTGACTGATGAAGAGATGAAGAAGCAGATGATGAAGAGTCTGGATCTCGCCGATCCTGGTCCTCACGTGTTCCTGCTCATCATCAACCTGGAGAACTTTGAGGAGGATGAGAGGAATGTTGTGGAGCAAATTCAGGAGAACTTCGGAGCTCAAGTGTTTAAGTTCACTCTGGTTCTGTTTATTGGAAGAGAACAAATGTCAAAGAAAGAATGGATGCTCTTTATGCTTTGTACAAAATTCCAAGAGTTGGTCAGTGACTTCAGAGATAATTATCATGCAATCAACAGTAAAAATGAGATGAATCAAACTCACATCTCAGAGCTTCTAGAGAAGATTGATGAATTCATCAAACAGAATAATCACCAGGTTTACAATACCAAGATTTACTCAATGTCTCGCACAAAGAGCATaagaataaagaaaaaacaagaggaaaaaaagacacATAGAAGAAAAGAGCAAGAAATTAAACAAAAGCAGGCTAAAACAGCATACGAGACTTTTACAATCCACAgtgtaaagaaagaaaaaacaacacaTGCTGTGATCGAACAAGtaaaggaaagaaaagaaaatacataCAGGGAAAAAAAGCAAGAGGAAAGACAAgaacaagcaaaaaaaaagtcagaaacttttgaaatggaaagtgaaatggaaaagagaaaaacacaCTCTGTGGCTAAAGAACAAAAGAAGAGTTTTATTTCTTATGTCAGACAAACAAATGAATCATATCACATGTGTGAAAACGTGGATAATCAATCATTATACAGATATGAGGAATTCTCTAATGAAAAAAATAGAGACAAAAATGTAAAGACATCAGAAAAATACTGGAGAATGAGAAATAAGGAGACATACCAGATACTATCAAAAGACGGTAAGAACTTTACACAAAACCCTAAACACTAA
- the LOC137032431 gene encoding GTPase IMAP family member 9-like: EFRIVLVGKTGVGKSASGNTILQEELFVEDLSSESVTRKCKKHQRIVGCKIIKVIDTPGLFDTSISKEQLKEEIVRCLCKSVPGPHAFLLVIRLDVKFTEEEKYTVKWIQKNFGEDAARYTIILFTRGDQLKTSIQEYLTKNKQINELVRQCGNRYHVFNNTDRDPAQVTELLKKITSMVDKNGGEHYTNEMFKEAQRKLMMKKVKDAALVGASVAGVGAAVAGGAVLVAATGGVALPAVLMAGGAALTGGSGAAKAIAHQVKNIKEKRRSSIDQDLDFSLENEEET; encoded by the coding sequence GAGTTTAGGATTGTTCTGGTGGGTAAAACTGGAGTTGGAAAGAGCGCATCAGGAAACACCATCCTGCAAGAAGAGCTGTTTGTTGAAGACTTGTCTTCTGAATCTGTGACTAGGAAATGCAAGAAACATCAGAGGATAGTGGGTTGTAAAATAATTAAAGTGATCGACACTCCAGGACTGTTTGATACATCAATCAGTAAAGAGCAACTGAAGGAGGAAATAGTGAGATGTCTCTGCAAGTCTGTTCCTGGTCCTCATGCGTTTCTGCTGGTCATCAGACTGGATGTGAAATTCACAGAAGAGGAGAAATACACAGTGAAATGGATCCAGAAGAACTTTGGAGAAGATGCTGCTCGTTACACCATCATTCTTTTCACTAGAGGAGATCAGTTAAAAACATCTATACAAGAGTATCTGACAAAAAACAAGCAGATCAATGAGCTAGTTAGGCAGTGTGGAAACAGGTATCATGTTTTTAATAACACTGATAGGGATCCAGCACAAGTCACTGAACTGTTAAAGAAAATAACTAGCATGGTTGATAAGAACGGTGGAGAGCATTACACAAATGAGATGTTCAAGGAAGCTCAGAGAAAGTTAATGATGAAGAAGGTTAAGGATGCAGCTTTAGTGGGAGCGAGTGTGGCAGGTGTAGGAGCAGCAGTAGCTGGAGGTGCAGTACTTGTTGCTGCCACTGGGGGAGTGGCACTGCCTGCGGTTTTAATGGCAGGAGGAGCTGCTCTAACAGGAGGATCGGGTGCTGCTAAAGCTATTGCACATCAAGTTAAAAATATCAAGGAAAAGAGGAGAAGTTCCATAGATCAGGATCTGGATTTCAGTTTAGAAAATGAAGAGGAAACATGA